In a genomic window of Rhinoderma darwinii isolate aRhiDar2 chromosome 10, aRhiDar2.hap1, whole genome shotgun sequence:
- the LOC142661800 gene encoding olfactory receptor 1E5-like, giving the protein MNSSRSTEFLMLGLSDLPEQQILLFVIFLVMYLLNLIGNSTIIFLVRADSHLRTPMYFFLANLSFVDMCYTSAIVPKMLVNIVSEDKSMTLMDCISQLYFFLCFACTECFLLAVMAYDRFVAICNPLHYILIISRKICLILVVSSWLAAALHSLLHSVMASTLTFCGSNKVYHFYCDMAPLLQLACSDISLNKLLIYTEGGLPVLIPFLIVLYSYTRIISSILQIRSTDGRYKAFSTCSSHLTVVILFYGTIGFMYLRPSSRSSVNYDRVVSVIYTVVAPMLNPFIYSLRNKEVKGALKKAFTRKKNV; this is encoded by the coding sequence ATGAATTCCAGTCGCAGTACAGAATTCCTAATGCTTGGCCTTTCAGACCTCCCAGAGCAACAGATTTTGCTCTTTGTAATATTTTTGGTTATGTATCTTCTAAACCTTATCGGAAACTCAACCATTATCTTCCTGGTGAGAGCCGACTCCCATCTCCGTACCCCCATGTATTTCTTCTTAGCTAATTTGTCCTTTGTTGATATGTGCTACACCTCCGCTATTGTCCCAAAAATGTTAGTGAACATCGTTTCAGAAGACAAGTCGATGACATTGATGGACTGCATCTCCCAGCTGTATTTTTTCCTGTGTTTTGCTTGCACAGAATGCTTTCTCTTGGCAGTCATGGCGTATGACCGATTTGTGGCCATCTGTAACCCACTACACTACATTTTGATCATCAGTAGAAAAATTTGCCTTATTCTGGTGGTCTCTTCATGGTTGGCCGCTGCTCTACATTCACTTCTACATAGTGTGATGGCTTCAACATTGACCTTTTGTGGTTCCAACAAAGTCTATCACTTCTACTGTGACATGGCGCCACTCTTGCAGTTGGCTTGTTCCGACATCTCACTCAACAAACTGTTGATCTACACAGAAGGTGGACTACCGGTTTTAATCCCATTCCTCATAGTTTTGTATTCCTACACTAGAATCATCTCATCCATCCTACAAATTCGCTCAACAGATGGAAGATacaaagccttctccacctgttCCTCACATCTTACTGTGGTCATCTTATTTTATGGGACAATTGGCTTCATGTATCTCCGACCATCTTCTAGATCTTCCGTAAATTATGACAGGGTTGTTAGTGTTATCTATACCGTAGTGGCTCCAATGTTAAATCCTTTTATCTATAGCTTGAGAAATAAGGAGGTCAAAGGGGCATTGAAAAAAGCTTTTACCAGGAAGAAAAATGTGTAA